One Ricinus communis isolate WT05 ecotype wild-type chromosome 7, ASM1957865v1, whole genome shotgun sequence genomic region harbors:
- the LOC8286753 gene encoding uncharacterized protein LOC8286753 has product MDYPFYANRFGYPQSSRYYDHHHSPYSSKQVPVDHRTPPSCKVVMIPVTDGSERQLPLPLMSKETRLDGAVNIQKVFRGFMVRKSVKKIGEIKSEVDEIEKILMSETRELMRKDSKERLKVNEMLMRLLLRLDSVRGVDSGVRDLRRAVIKKVIKLQELVDSIVANNVAKDEDLANQTLETTDIPPNVEDSSFNSNNFENAVNQTQNHAVDSTCDCVSNVSKEEEGEEEAAAPAEELTAIRENVDVSECMEMSSSSGSSIQGESSQADSSDSLEKQPDDEKEVGDNEKDQDQFCGGEGNKEEMAVCRKSRELLEKMMEDNEKMMGLMTQLFQRNEMQTRLLSSLSQRVEQLERAFMCERSKRSKKKRHSAGLADCLESTQDCKKSSGKS; this is encoded by the coding sequence ATGGATTATCCATTCTACGCAAACCGGTTCGGATATCCGCAATCCTCTCGCTACTATGATCACCACCACAGCCCTTACTCTTCCAAACAGGTACCTGTCGACCATAGAACCCCGCCCTCTTGTAAGGTCGTGATGATCCCTGTGACGGACGGATCGGAACGGCAGTTACCGTTACCGTTAATGTCGAAGGAAACAAGGCTGGACGGTGCAGTTAATATCCAGAAGGTGTTTAGGGGTTTTATGGTGAGAAAGAGTGTGAAGAAGATTGGTGAAATTAAGAGTGAAGTTGATGAAATTGAGAAGATATTAATGAGTGAAACTAGGGAGTTGATGAGGAAAGATAGTAAAGAGAGACTGAAGGTTAATGAGATGCTTATGCGCTTGCTGTTGAGGTTGGATTCTGTTCGCGGTGTTGATTCTGGTGTTAGGGATTTAAGAAGAGCTGTCATTAAGAAGGTTATTAAATTACAAGAATTAGTTGATTCCATTGTCGCTAATAATGTGGCTAAGGATGAAGATTTGGCTAATCAAACCCTAGAAACAACAGATATACCTCCTAACGTTGAAGATTCTAGTttcaattcaaataatttcGAGAATGCTGTTAATCAGACACAAAATCATGCTGTTGATTCTACATGTGATTGCGTTTCTAATGTaagcaaagaagaagaaggagaagaagaagcagcAGCACCAGCTGAGGAATTGACTGCAATTAGGGAAAATGTTGATGTGAGTGAATGTATGGAAATGAGTAGTAGTAGTGGTAGTAGTATTCAAGGGGAGAGCAGCCAAGCTGATTCCTCTGATTCCTTGGAGAAGCAGCCTGATGATGAGAAGGAAGTAGGAGATAATGAGAAAGATCAAGATCAATTTTGTGGTGGTGAAGGAAATAAGGAGGAGATGGCTGTGTGTAGAAAGAGTAGAGAATTGTTAGAGAAGATGATGGAGgataatgagaaaatgatgGGTTTAATGACGCAGTTGTTCCAAAGGAATGAGATGCAAACTAGGTTGTTGAGTTCACTTTCACAGAGAGTTGAGCAGTTAGAGAGGGCTTTTATGTGTGAGAGGTCTAAAAGGAGTAAGAAGAAGAGGCATTCTGCTGGTTTAGCTGATTGCTTAGAATCAACTCAAGATTGTAAGAAATCATCCGGAAAAAGTTAG